The Dokdonia sp. 4H-3-7-5 genomic interval ACTTCTGCAGTGATTGATCTTGGCGTAGACTTTAGCAGGACTGTCATTTATTTTTATAACGGATACATACATAGGCATGATCTTTACCTAGCTCCATTATTACTCGTAGTAGCAGTCGCTGGTACATGGATAGGTAAGAAAATTTTAAACCATTTTTCTCAAGAGCAATTTAGAAGTTTTGTACTTGTATTGATTTTACTCGTTGGTATCGCCAGTATTGCGTCAGATTATATTTGAACGAGTTCAGCTATCTAGAGTTATGAGCTCTCTGTTGTAAATGCTATGATAGATGTAAAAGGTTGTTACGCTTTCGCGAAAGCGTTATTATCACTATACAAAGTCTTGAAAACCTATTTAAAAAGATCAGAATTTTCAAGTTGCTTACAAGCCTCTTCATAACCAATCTCAAAAATCGCAGGAATACTTCGCATGCTGAAAGTGCCAAATTTGGCTAACTTCTCTGGGCATATTAATAAATCACAGTCTTTAAACTTGTTCAGTCCTTTTTGATGTAAGTTGATTTCATAAGCTCTATTGAGTACTTGATATGAGTATTTTAAATCTCCTATTTCAATAGTACTCAGCGGATTTACATAACTACCGATAATGACGTCACACTTGGGTACAAGTGGTTCTATAGGAAAGTCATCTATCACACCGCCGTCAAAGTAATGAACACCGTCAATCTCTATGGGAGTAAAAATCCCAGGAAAAGAAGCAGATGCGATAACTGGATTAATTAAAGGACCAGCGTCAAAGGTGCGCAGTTGGCCAGTAATCACCGTAGTCGCTGTAATGGATAATGGTAGTTGTAGCGACTCAAAACTATCTTCTGAGAAATATGCCGATAGGTCTTTGTGAAATAACAAGGAATCTAAGAAGCCAGGTTTCCTTCGAGCAAATCTTTTTATGGAGAAAACAGGCGTTGTTTTAAAAAAATCATAAATCGCTTCCCAGTCGTGACCAGCAGCATATAGCGCACCTACAATAGCGCCAGCACTAGTGCCAGAAATATGCGTAGGTTTAATATTATGTTCTGATAATGCTTTGAGTACGCCCAGATGAGCAACACCTTTAATTCCGCCTCCAGAAAAAGAAAGACCTATATTCATGATTGATTTATTATAATGCTAAGATAGCAAACCGTGTAACGGAATATCTTAAGATTTACTTACAACTTCACACCATAACTCAAATCTCCAGCATCACCTAGACCCGGAATAATATATCCTTTTGAACTAAGCTTATGATCAATAGCCGAAATCCACAAATGCGTGCTCTCTGGAAATTCCTTTTGCACATAATCAACTCCTTCTTGAGAACCAATTACTGAGATAATGTGTATTTGTGCTGGTGTGCCATGAGGTTTTAATGCATCAAGCACATTTTTAAGCGTTTTACCCGTTGCAAGCATAGGATCCGTAAGGATTAACGTCTTACCCTCAAGCGATGGAGCCGCTAGATATTTTACAATAACCTCAAATTCATCATCATCATTAGGGTGATTTCTATAGGCAGATATAAATGCATTTTCTGCTCCGTCAAAATAATTGAGGAGTCCTTGATGTAATGGTAATCCCGCACGTAATATAGAGCACAACACAATGTCTTGTTGTGGTAAACTCATTTCCTTTTCTCCTAAAGGAGTTTGTACCTTTTTAGTATCAAACTCTAATGATTTACTCATTTCATAAGCTAGAATTTCTCCTACACGTTCAATATTTTTTCTAAAACGCATTGCATCTTTCTGAATATCATGGTCTCTCAACTCATAAATAAACTGGTTAAGGATAGAATGATCTTTAGAGTAATCGTGTATGTGCATATCAAGAATTTTTAATGAGATATAAATATATAGAAAGGCAGACTTATAAGACCTTTTTTAACACGGAGTACATAAAGGATTGTAGTCGGTACATTTCTGTTCTACCTGTTTTTTTTCCTATTCTACCCGCAATATAAAGACCAATCCAAATAAGAAAAAGCAGTATCATGCCTAATAATGGAAATATGTAAGATAGTGTCAAAGTAATGTTAGTGTATAACCATACTGCACTTGCCATAAATAGAATAAAAACTACAAAATGAAAAAACATAAATAGTGTCCATACCGTTGGGCTAGGTCCATAAAGTCCCTTTATTACAGTAGGTTGTGTATCTATTTTATAGACTTCAAGATGTAGTTGTGGAGACCAGAAATGTTGCTCATTCTTAGGTATGCTTATGAAGATATGATCATCTGCTCGATGTACTATAAAGTCTTTTGAGACTGCCCCTACATCTTCATAAGCACGTAGAATCGTTTCTGGAAGCACAGTATACTCAAGCGTAAAACGCGGTCTTAATACAATATCATTAGGAAGTTCCATAGGTCAGATGTTTCTAGTAATTATTATCATACTAGTAGGGCGATGTATATTATAAATATAGTTCTGTTCTATGGTATGTAATATGACCGTTGTCATAGTATTCCCTATACGTAGCCAATAGCTTTGAGTAGTTATACCTCTTAATAATTACGACATATGAAACATCTTTTCCAACTTCTTTTGTTAGGTCTTACCATGTCCAGTTATGCTCAAGTATGGAGTGTAGAGTTACGACCTACTTTACATATTCCTACTCGGGAAGTAGCAAATCAAAAGTTGCGCATAGGTAATGGACTAGAGTTGACAGGAGTTTTATCTATAGGTAAGCGCACAGATCTATATGGCGGTCTTATCTGGAATCGCTTTGATACGGATGAAGGTTTTGAAGAGTCTGATATAGAATTTATACAAAAAGGTTTTCTCTTTGGGGG includes:
- a CDS encoding patatin-like phospholipase family protein, which codes for MNIGLSFSGGGIKGVAHLGVLKALSEHNIKPTHISGTSAGAIVGALYAAGHDWEAIYDFFKTTPVFSIKRFARRKPGFLDSLLFHKDLSAYFSEDSFESLQLPLSITATTVITGQLRTFDAGPLINPVIASASFPGIFTPIEIDGVHYFDGGVIDDFPIEPLVPKCDVIIGSYVNPLSTIEIGDLKYSYQVLNRAYEINLHQKGLNKFKDCDLLICPEKLAKFGTFSMRSIPAIFEIGYEEACKQLENSDLFK
- the upp gene encoding uracil phosphoribosyltransferase, which codes for MHIHDYSKDHSILNQFIYELRDHDIQKDAMRFRKNIERVGEILAYEMSKSLEFDTKKVQTPLGEKEMSLPQQDIVLCSILRAGLPLHQGLLNYFDGAENAFISAYRNHPNDDDEFEVIVKYLAAPSLEGKTLILTDPMLATGKTLKNVLDALKPHGTPAQIHIISVIGSQEGVDYVQKEFPESTHLWISAIDHKLSSKGYIIPGLGDAGDLSYGVKL